The sequence CGCGAGATGACGATCCTGAAGCAGGTGATCCCCGTGCTGGAGTCGCTCATGGACGTGCAGTTCCCGGAGCGAGTCCTTACGGTGGTGAACGGCGACTTCGAGATCAACGACTTCAACGAGGGGCAGTTCATCCGCATCGCCGACTGCTGCGAGACGGCGCCCTTCATCCTGGCCCACGAGCTGGCGCACGCCTACTGGTCGATCGGGCCATCGTGGCTGAACGAAGGCATGGCCGACCTGTACGCCAATTTCACGCTGGAGGAACTGAACCGCCAGTCGCCGCCGGGCTGGCGCCGCGTATCGGTCGACCTCGACAGCTACTACAGGAGCCGGAAGGCAGCGGTGGAAAGCCGCTTCCCGGACCTCACGCTGCCGCGCCGCCTGGCTTCGAACGGCCTCTACGAAGCCGCGGACGTATTCTTCCTGGACATCCGCTCAGTCATCGGCCCGGAAGCCTTCTTTGCCGCGGCGCGGGAGATCTACCTGGCCTCCGATTTCGGCCGCTACATCCTGCGCGAAAAGCGCATCCAGGACATCTTCTTGAAGCACGCCCAGGGCGCGGCCCGCGACCAGGTGATGGCGCTCTTCAACCGCCAGGTCTGGGGCGACAACGGCGAGCGCTATCGCCAACTGCACGAGCTCGAGGGCTCCTAGGCGCCGGCCTGCTCGCGCAGGCGGCGGGCCTGCACCAGGTGCTCGAGGTCGTGCTCGTGCACTTCGCGGACGATCTCGCGGATTGAGGTGCGGCCGCGATGGGGATGGATGCCGCAGCGCTCCCAGTCGTCCTCGTCGAGGGCGCGCAGTAGCCACACCGTCTCCTCGCGCTCGGACTCCCACTCGTACAGGAGCTTCGGCAGGGGCTCGGAGCGGTAGTCGTGCTCGTAGGGCAGGACGTCGACAGGTTCGTAAGGCAGCCGGGGCTCGCGCTCCCGGGCAATGAGTTCGATCTGGCGGCGGTACATGCGCTCGGCGTCCCGCAGGTGGGCGGCGACCTCCTTGAGACACCACTCGCCCTCGGCGGGCCGGCGGCGAAGCTCGCGCTCCGGCAGGCCGTAGAACAGCGCGCCGATCTCACCAGCCGCCTCGCGCACGGCCTTCAGCAGCCATCGGCGCTGGTCCGTTTCGACGCCGTAGTTCACGCGTCGATTCTAGGACGCCGCCGCCAGCCTGCCTAGCGTAGGGCTCAGGCCGCGCGCCGGCTCTCTTCGCGAGCCGGCGCCAGGAAGCTAATCTGTCCCTCCCGGTACAGCGCGACCAGCGCGTCCACGACGCGGGGGCTGAACTGGCTGCCGGCGCCGGCTACAACCTGCGCCAGCGCCGCCTCTGCCGGCATGCCGCCGCGGTATACCCGGTCGTAGACCATGGCGTCCATCGCATCGGCCACGGCAGCGATGGCAGCGGGAAGCGGTATTTCGTCGGCCACGAGCCCGTCAGGGTAGCCGAAGCCGTCCCAGCGCTCGTGGTGCCAGCGCGCGGCCTGGGCCTGGAGCGCGAAACCGGCGTGGGCACTGAGCAGCTCGTAACCCCAGACGGTGTGACGACGCATGGTCTCCCACTCGGATTCGGAGAGCTGCAG comes from Dehalococcoidia bacterium and encodes:
- a CDS encoding DinB family protein yields the protein MNYGVETDQRRWLLKAVREAAGEIGALFYGLPERELRRRPAEGEWCLKEVAAHLRDAERMYRRQIELIAREREPRLPYEPVDVLPYEHDYRSEPLPKLLYEWESEREETVWLLRALDEDDWERCGIHPHRGRTSIREIVREVHEHDLEHLVQARRLREQAGA